The following proteins come from a genomic window of Achromobacter sp. AONIH1:
- the panD gene encoding aspartate 1-decarboxylase: MQRIMLRAKLHRVTVTEADLHYEGSCGIDEDLLDAAGMREFERIELYNVTNGERFDTYIIKAARGSGAISLNGAAARRAQVGDLMIICTYGPMSEEDSATHKPKVVLVDDANRVKEIRKFPA, from the coding sequence ATGCAACGCATCATGCTGCGGGCCAAGCTGCACCGCGTCACCGTCACCGAAGCCGACCTGCATTACGAGGGGTCCTGCGGCATCGACGAGGACCTGCTGGACGCTGCCGGCATGCGCGAGTTCGAGCGCATCGAGCTCTACAACGTCACCAACGGCGAGCGCTTCGACACCTACATCATCAAGGCCGCCCGCGGCAGCGGCGCGATCTCGCTGAACGGCGCCGCCGCCCGCCGCGCCCAGGTGGGCGATCTGATGATCATCTGCACCTACGGCCCCATGTCCGAGGAAGACTCGGCCACGCACAAGCCGAAGGTCGTGCTGGTGGACGACGCCAACCGCGTCAAGGAAATCCGCAAGTT
- the sugE gene encoding quaternary ammonium compound efflux SMR transporter SugE produces the protein MTWIILVLAGLFEVVWAVGLKYTHGFTRLVPSLVTVACMAISFWLLALAMKTLPLGTAYAIWVGIGTIGAFIAGIVLFGESTSWMRIVSVGLIVLGLVGLKLSSA, from the coding sequence ATGACTTGGATCATCCTGGTGCTCGCGGGCCTGTTTGAAGTCGTCTGGGCCGTGGGCCTGAAATACACGCACGGATTCACCCGCCTCGTCCCCTCGCTCGTCACCGTGGCCTGCATGGCCATCAGCTTCTGGCTGCTGGCCCTGGCCATGAAAACGCTGCCGCTGGGCACCGCCTATGCCATCTGGGTGGGCATCGGCACCATCGGCGCCTTCATCGCCGGCATCGTGCTGTTCGGGGAATCCACCAGCTGGATGCGCATCGTCAGCGTGGGACTGATCGTGCTGGGGCTGGTCGGCCTGAAGCTGTCGTCGGCCTGA
- a CDS encoding MOSC domain-containing protein, whose protein sequence is MSARILSLHIYPIKSCAGIDLSESPIDRAGLAHDRRWMLIDGSGQFMTQRQWPRMALIRTAIDDGALRVSAPDMADLLIALDGSGLEAGSETVTVWKDSLPALRESAAAGRWFSDFLGTPCRLYKVDPAARRPAKTDWVSRWLDAHPDESERFSGTHHFGFADGFPLLVANQASLDDLNARLRAKGAAEVPMDRFRPNIVVQGDWEAFEEDHTALIEAADVRMAFVKPCTRCSIPDIDQRSAQQFDEPGRTLASYRNLDIGVVFGQNAILDAPAQARLKVGDAVRIELDF, encoded by the coding sequence ATGTCCGCCCGTATCCTTAGCCTGCATATCTATCCCATCAAATCCTGCGCCGGCATCGATCTGAGCGAATCGCCTATCGACCGCGCGGGGCTGGCGCACGACCGGCGCTGGATGTTGATCGACGGCAGCGGGCAGTTCATGACGCAGCGCCAGTGGCCGCGCATGGCGCTCATCCGCACCGCGATCGACGACGGCGCGCTGCGCGTGTCGGCGCCCGACATGGCCGACCTGCTGATCGCGCTGGACGGCTCCGGCCTGGAAGCGGGCAGCGAAACCGTCACCGTCTGGAAGGACAGCCTGCCCGCGCTGCGCGAAAGCGCCGCCGCCGGCCGCTGGTTCTCGGATTTCCTGGGCACGCCCTGTCGCCTGTACAAGGTCGATCCCGCCGCGCGCCGACCGGCCAAGACCGATTGGGTGTCGCGCTGGCTGGATGCGCATCCGGACGAGTCCGAGCGTTTCTCGGGCACCCATCATTTCGGTTTCGCCGACGGCTTTCCGCTGCTGGTGGCCAACCAGGCCTCGCTGGACGACCTGAACGCCCGGCTGCGCGCGAAGGGCGCGGCCGAGGTGCCGATGGACCGGTTCCGGCCCAATATCGTGGTGCAGGGGGACTGGGAGGCATTCGAAGAGGACCACACCGCGCTGATCGAGGCGGCGGACGTGCGCATGGCTTTCGTCAAGCCCTGCACCCGCTGCTCGATTCCGGACATCGACCAGCGCAGCGCGCAGCAGTTCGACGAGCCGGGCCGCACGCTGGCGTCCTACCGTAACCTGGACATCGGCGTGGTGTTCGGCCAGAACGCCATCCTGGACGCGCCGGCGCAGGCGCGCCTGAAGGTTGGCGACGCGGTGCGGATCGAACTGGATTTCTAG